One window from the genome of Brachyhypopomus gauderio isolate BG-103 unplaced genomic scaffold, BGAUD_0.2 sc82, whole genome shotgun sequence encodes:
- the klf2b gene encoding Krueppel-like factor 2b: MALSGTILPSISTFAHQKEKLWENRWKTEAEKSLTSTGVSLNMVQNMDICRGRKDDEDLSNYLDLEFILANTTGPESMGLLGTGAEYSPGAGPCSLYQAGNVSAYPPPPPYNTSLMSELLHSDVDASYGMASNAAIQGRFVVNSTGFPRQDFIDNIKVEPPMDGYGPVMGMVPQTCQKIKQEGNVSCMMSFDQPRLAVSPQGNMTPPLSPDDQANCQTQMCHSVFPQGYHAAPAYPSHAPSQQIQLSYTGTHQFGVFEDGLGIQPSGQRALLTPPSSPLELLDSKPKRGRRTWPRKRTATHTCTFAGCGKTYTKSSHLKAHHRTHTGEKPYHCNWEGCGWKFARSDELTRHFRKHTGHRPFQCHLCERAFSRSDHLALHMKRHM; this comes from the exons ATGGCCTTATCCGGGACCATTTTACCATCAATTTCTACATTTGCCCACCAGAAGGAGAAGCTTTGGGAAAAT AGGTGGAAAACGGAGGCAGAAAAGTCGCTGACATCCACGGGCGTCTCGCTGAATATGGTACAGAATATGGACATTTGTCGCGGCAGAAAGGACGACGAGGATCTGAGCAACTACTTAGATCTGGAGTTTATTCTGGCAAACACGACCGGACCGGAGAGCATGGGTCTGCTGGGTACAGGTGCGGAGTATAGTCCAGGCGCGGGACCGTGCAGCCTGTACCAGGCGGGGAACGTGAGCGCGTACCCGCCGCCGCCCCCGTACAACACCAGCCTCATGTCAGAACTTTTACACTCCGACGTCGACGCTTCTTACGGCATGGCATCAAACGCTGCGATCCAGGGCAGGTTCGTGGTCAACTCCACGGGCTTCCCCAGACAGGACTTTATCGATAATATCAAAGTGGAGCCACCCATGGACGGATACGGACCAGTAATGGGGATGGTGCCACAGACCTGCCAAAAAATCAAACAAGAAGGCAACGTTTCCTGCATGATGTCCTTCGACCAGCCGAGGCTGGCGGTGTCTCCGCAGGGGAACATGACCCCGCCGCTCAGCCCGGACGACCAGGCGAACTGTCAGACCCAGATGTGCCACTCCGTGTTCCCGCAGGGCTACCACGCCGCCCCGGCGTACCCGAGCCATGCGCCGTCGCAGCAGATCCAGCTGTCCTACACGGGGACGCACCAGTTCGGCGTGTTCGAGGACGGGCTCGGCATACAGCCCAGCGGGCAGCGGGCTCTGCTCACACCCCCCTCCTCGCCCCTGGAGCTCCTCGACTCAAAACCCAAACGAGGGCGCAGGACGTGGCCGAGAAAGCGCACTGCCACGCACACCTGCACCTTCGCCGGCTGTGGAAAGACCTACACCAAAAGTTCTCACCTCAAGGCGCATCACCGAACTCACACCG GTGAGAAGCCGTACCACTGCAACTGGGAAGGTTGTGGCTGGAAGTTCGCCCGCTCCGACGAGTTGACGCGCCACTTTCGCAAACACACCGGCCACCGTCCGTTCCAGTGTCACCTGTGCGAGCGCGCCTTCTCCCGCTCGGACCACCTGGCCCTGCATATGAAGAGACATATGTGA